A portion of the Heptranchias perlo isolate sHepPer1 unplaced genomic scaffold, sHepPer1.hap1 HAP1_SCAFFOLD_64, whole genome shotgun sequence genome contains these proteins:
- the LOC137317988 gene encoding probable G-protein coupled receptor 139, translating into MGYPVIFQLELIYYPVLAAVGVAVNLVAIVNLSRGKCGLSKCITHYLVAMAVADLAVIITDVIMHRINNMYLPINFLFLTPVCSLRLVLYIVSLDCSVWFTVAFTFDRFIAICCQKLKPKCCTPRTATVIISVVCVVSFSRSIPVFFVHRPVFVLNNIPWYCIGKADYWTSSFWRAYECIDSILTPLLPILLILLFNVLTVRHIIAANRVRRRLRSNSEDHNDPEMENRRKPMILLFALSANFILLWMTYLVHSFSWQLKNYNYRNKYLNDPVYIAQQFAFMLQLLSCSTNTCIYGLTQRKFREELKNGVKFLFTLNGKLFT; encoded by the exons atgggatatccagtaattttTCAGCTGGAACTAATTTACTACCCTGTTCTTGCTGCCGTTGGAGTCGCTG TTaatttggtggcgattgtgaacctgtcccgaggaaagtgcggtctctccaaatgcatcactcactacctggtggccatggcagtggCGGATCTCGCAGTGATTATCACCGATGTGATAATGCATCGGATTAATAATATGTATTTGCCAATTAATTTCTTGTTCCTAACTCCGGTGTGCTCACTCAGACTTGTGCTGTATATTGTGTCCCTTGACTGTTCGgtttggttcacagtcgctttcacctttgatcgatttataGCAATTTGTTGTCAGAAACTCAAACCAAAATGTTGCACTCCGAGAACTGCGACTGTGATTATATCAGTCGTGTGTGTGGTGAGTTTTTCGAGAAGCATTCCCGTTTTCTTTGTACACAGGCCTGTCTTTGTACTTAACAATATCCCATGGTACTGTATTGGAAAAGCGGACTACTGGACTTCAAGCTTCTGGAGGGCATACGAGTGCATCGACAGTATATTAACCCCTTTATTACCGATCTTATTGATCTTACTGTTCAATGTTCTAACCGTCAGACATATTATAGCAGCAAATAGAGTCCGCAGGCGACTCCGGAGCAACAGCGAGGATCACAATGATCCAGAAATGGAGAACCGGAGAAAACCCATGATTTTGCTGTTCGCTCTTTCAGCCAATTTCATACTGTTGTGGATGACGTATCTTGTGCATTCCTTCAGTTGGCAATTGAAAAACTATAATTACAGAAACAAATATTTGAATGATCCCGTGTACATCGCCCAGCAGTTTGCCTTTATGCTGCAACTTCTCAGCTGCTCCACAAACACGTGTATCTATGGACTGAcacagaggaaattcagagaagagctgaaGAATGGGGTAAAATTCCTCTTTACACTAAATGGGAAATTATTTACATAA